Sequence from the Brevundimonas diminuta genome:
TCATAGCGAAGCTCTGCGCGGTACAGATGCGGCGGCACGACTGGCAGATGGCCGTCGCCATAGACCTTGTCCCCGTCGAAATAGAAGTCGGAGAAGGCGTAGGTCTGGCGCAGCCGCCATCCCGGCGCGATCCTCCAATCCAGCCCCGCCTCGATCCCATGGTGGATCGTCGGGCCCGCGTTGAAGGTGGCGGCCGGGATGCCCAGGGCGGCGTTTACAGCAAAGTTCAGCAGTTCGTGTTTCAGATCGGCGCGATAGGCGGTCACGTCCCAGGTCAGCGGTCCCCGCCGACCCCGCGTGCCGACTTCCCAGGTCACGGCCTCTTGCGGCACGAGGGGCTGATAGCCGCCGGCAGTCGGCGACAAGGCCGAGAAGTTGGGCGGCTCGATCGAGCGGGTCACGTTGGCGAAGACTTGGGCACCGTCCTCGCTCTCCCACAACAGGCCGGCGCGAGGCGTGAACCAGTCGAAGGTCTTGTCGGTGGTCAGGTCGATCGTGCCGACGACGCCGGGAACGACATAGCTCTGATAGTCGCGCTCGGCGCGCCCCCAGGTTCCTCCCGCGACCAGCGCCAGTCGATCGGTCACGAACAGCCGCCCCTCGCCGAAGACATCCAGCCCCTTGCCGTTCTGGAAGCTGCGGGCGCGTAAACCGTTCTGCTGTCCGCCGACATTGACCCACTGTTTGGCGTCCAGATCACCCTGTCGATACCAGGCGCCATAGAAGGCGTCGGCGCGCAGGCCGCCGATCCGGCCCTGCCAGTCGAACCGGCCGAGGGCGCCGTAGTTGCGGCTCTGCTGGTCGATGACCTGGAAGATGGGATGGTCCAGATCTTTCCAGGTTCCATAGAGGGCGCCCTCGAACACCGTTGCGTCGTCCAGCCTCCAGCGCGTCTGCAAAGTGGTGCGAAGCGAGCGCATATTGCGCTGATAGTTGAGGGCGATATTGGCGGGATTGGCCGCCTCGGGATTTGTCAGGGCGTCGGACAGACTGACGCTGCCCGGGATCTCCTGATGGATGTCGCCCCACGAGGCCAACAGGCGAACTTCGCGGTCCTGTCCAAAGCTGCGCCCGATGTTGCCCGACAGGTTCAGCGCCTTGCCTTCGCTCTGTTGACGCCACCCATCGACGCTCTGGCCCGTGACGGCGGCGAAACCGTCCCAATCGCCGCGAACGCCCGCGACCTCGGCATGGGCGCGCACGGTTCCGTAAGAGCCGCCGTCCAGGCGCAGGTTCAGGTTGGACGAGGCCGTGCGCCCCGTCGGCGTCACCAGATTGACCGCCCCGCCCAGCACGGCTCCGCCGAACCGCAGCGCATTCCCGCCCTTGTAGACCTCGGTGTAGCGGGCGATCAGCGGGTCGATCAGCTGGAAGTCACCGAACCCGTCGGCCTCGTTGAACGGCACGCCATCCTGAGCCAGCAGAACGCCGCGATTGTGAACCGCATTGCCTATGCCCGATCCGCGAATCGACAGGCGAATGTCGCCGCCCCACTTCTTCTGGGCATAGACGCCGGGCGCATCGCGCAGCACGTCAGCGAGGTTGGCCGCATAGCGGTCGGCGTAAGATTCGGCTGAAATGACAGCAACGGCGCCCGGCGTGCGCGACAGCCGCTGTCGCGCGTCTGCGACGACGGGCGGATCCTCGGCGTTGCGGCGGCCGGTGACGATGACGCTGTCCAGCAAAGCCGGTTCGGGAGTTTGCTGGGCCAAGGCGGGGCTTGTCCAACCGGCGTTGGATAGGGCGGCGAGCAGCAGCGCGCAGGGCGCTGCGGGGGTCTTGAAGGACATGGGATTGAACCTGAAATCAGAACGAGACGGCGCGCGGGCGCTGGGGCCGGCGCGAGCTTGGGGTCTGGTTCAGGCTTGGGGTGGGGCGGTGGACGGCGGACGCGGCGGCGCGCGAGCGGGCGGCGGCGGGCTGACGCTGGCGGCGACATAGACGACGCGCTCGACGGTGCGGACCACCGGCGCCGGCTCGGGCGCAGGCGGGCAGGGCAGGGCGGCGGCCAACGGCATGACGCAGGCCGCGCATTTGGCCCCGACGTGCTTGTTGACCGGGCCGTCCATGCCGCCGGACTGGATGGTCTGGGGGCCTTCCGCCGAACAGATGACCAGCGGATGGCCCGGCTGAACCGCCGCCAAGGCCGCGAACGGCAGCAGGGTTCCGAGCACGAGCGCAAACACCGCCGCCAGGAAGGCGAGCGATTGCGAGATCGACCAATTGTCGGCCTGAGCGCGGGTCACGTCTGGCCTCTACGGCGTTTTGCGACGGCGCGATAGGCGGCGGTTTGTCCTAAAGCTCGCCGCGCGCGGCCTGGCGGGGGCTGAACTTCGGCGCGGGGGCCAGGCGCATGACCTCGCCCTGATAGCGTTCGTCGTCGCCGGCGATTGCGAAGGGCAGGGCGTCGGCGCAGGCCTGAAGCATGGCGTCCAGCCAGGGCTGTTCGGCCTTGTGAAAGTCCCCCAGGACGTGGGGCATGACCAGTTCCTTTTCGCCCGGATGGCCGATGCCCATGCGTGCACGTCGGAAGTCGGCGCCAAGATGACTGATCAGGGAGCGGATGCCGTTCTGGCCGGCCGCGCCGCCGCCGGTCTTCATGCGGAACCGCCCTGGGGCAAGATCGATCTCGTCGTGGAAAACGATGATTTCACTCGGCTTGATCTTGTAGAACCGCGCCGCCTCGCCGACCGCCCGACCGCTTTCGTTCATATAGGTCTGGGGCTTCATCAGCAGGACCTTGGTCCCGTCGACCAGACCCTCGCTGACGATCGACTGGAACTTGGCGCGCTCAGGCCCGAACCGCCACCGGCGCGCGATCTCGTCGGCGGCCATGAAGCCGATGTTGTGCCGATTCTTCTCGTATTTCCCGCCCGGATTGCCGAGCCCCGCGATGATGATCATGGCGTCCTCTTGCCGTTTGCGTCAGGCAAAGAAAAGCCCCGCACGGCGAACCGGGCGGGGCCTGATCTTGTCGAAGCGACGAAGGATCAGTCTTCGGTCTTCTCGACCGGAGCGGCCTCGGCTTCGGCGGCTTCGTCAGCGGCTTCCGACAGGGCGGCCGACGAGATCTTGACCGTGGCGATCACGAAGTCGCGGTCGGTGATCGTGGCTTCCGCGCCCTTGGGCAGCTTGATGTCCGAGATGCGGATGGTGTCGCCGATTTCGGCCTTGGCCAGATCGACAACCAGCTCTTCCGGGATCTGGTCGGCGCGGACCAGGATCTCAACGGCGTGACGGACGATCTCCAGCGAGCCGCCCTGACGCGAGTAGGGCGCTTCATCGGCGTTCAGGAAGTGCACCGGCACTTCGATCTTGACCGGAGCCTTCTCGTCGACGCGCATCAGGTCGAAGTGCAGGGGGCGGTCCGAAACGGGGTCGAACTGCACGTCCTTGGCGATGACCGGCTGGGTTTCGTCGCCGTACTTCAGGGTCACCAGGTGGCCCAGCAGCTTGCCGGTGTAGAGCGACTTGCGGAAGTCCTTCTCGTTCACCGAAATGGCGACGGGGGCTTGCTCGCCGCCGTAAAGGACGCCCGGCACGAAACCGGCGCGACGCGCAGCGCGAGCGCCGCCGGTGCCGACGCCATCGCGGACGTCCACGTTCAGAATGATCTCGGCCATGTGGCTCGCCTCAACAACAACGGAAACGCCGCGCCAACCCGGGGCTCTCGCGGCGGGGGTGATGAACCCTCGAATTCAAGAGCGCGGGCTATTACACGCATCAGGTCCAAGGCGCAACCGTCAAAGGTTCCGCTTCACGCCGCCCGCGCGCGATCCTTCAGCAGCGACGTCGGCGCTGCGACGATGCCAAGCAGTTCTGCGGCGTTGAACGGCTTGGCCAGGTGGTGGTCGGCCCCGGCTGCGCGTCCGGCGGCGACGTGCTCCGGCATGGCGTTGGCGGTCAGCATGACAATCGGCGTGCGATCCAGACCCATCGTCGCCTCGTGCAGCCGAATCTCCTGGGTCGCGGTCAGCCCGTCCATGACGGGCATCTGCATGTCCATCAGCACCAGGTCAAAAGTATCGGCCCGGAAGCTTTCCACCGCCTGGGCGCCGTTCTCGGCGATCACGATCTGCGTCGGCGTCTGCGCCAGAATCAGTTCGATCACGCGGCGGTTGGTCGGATGGTCGTCGGCGACCAGCACGCGGATCGTCCGCGCCTGTTCCGCGACAACGGGTTGGGTCGGCGCAGGCTCCTTGCGCGACGGGGCCTCAGTCTGTCTCAGCGGCAACGTCAGGATGAAGGCCGCGCCGCCGCCGGGTTCGCTTTCACAGCCCAGGTCGCCGCCCATCATCTCGGCCAGCTGGCGACAGATGGACAGGCCCAGTCCCGAGCCGCCGAACTTGCGCGTGATGCCGCCATCGGCCTGTTCGAAGCGACTGAACAGGCGCGCCCGCGTCGCGGCGTCGAAGCCGATGCCGCTGTCCTCGACGGTGAAGCGCAGCACGGGCAAGCCCTCGCGATCCGCCCCCCGCTGCACGATCAGACCGACGAACCCCTTGCTGGTGAATTTGACGGCGTTGGAAATCAGATTGGTCAGAATCTGCTTCAGGCGAACCGCATCGCCCAGAATCCAGACGTCGTCTTCCAGATCGATATCGACGTGGAAGTCGAGATGCTTCTCACGCGCGTTCTCGGCATAGAGCTGAGCCGCCTCGCGCACGACCGTCGCCAGCTCGAAGGCGTCTTCCGTCAGCTCCAGCTTGCCCGATTCGACGCGGGCCAGATCCAGAATGTCGCTCAGAAGGGTCTGCAGCGTCTTTCCCGACGCCTGCATCAGATCCAGCATCTCACGCTGTTCAGCCGTCAGATCGGTCTTGGCCAGGGCCTGGGATAGGCCGATCACGCCGTTCAACGGCGTGCGGATCTCATGGCTCATATTGGCCAGAAACTGGCTCTTGGCCACATTGGCGGCCTCGGCCGCGTCACGCGCTTCGGACAGGGCTTCGGCGTCGCGTTTCAGATCGGTGATGTCGTTGCAGACCGTGACCGTCCCGCCCTCGGACGTACGGCGATCCTGGATACGCAGCCA
This genomic interval carries:
- the pth gene encoding aminoacyl-tRNA hydrolase, whose product is MIIIAGLGNPGGKYEKNRHNIGFMAADEIARRWRFGPERAKFQSIVSEGLVDGTKVLLMKPQTYMNESGRAVGEAARFYKIKPSEIIVFHDEIDLAPGRFRMKTGGGAAGQNGIRSLISHLGADFRRARMGIGHPGEKELVMPHVLGDFHKAEQPWLDAMLQACADALPFAIAGDDERYQGEVMRLAPAPKFSPRQAARGEL
- a CDS encoding 50S ribosomal protein L25/general stress protein Ctc, encoding MAEIILNVDVRDGVGTGGARAARRAGFVPGVLYGGEQAPVAISVNEKDFRKSLYTGKLLGHLVTLKYGDETQPVIAKDVQFDPVSDRPLHFDLMRVDEKAPVKIEVPVHFLNADEAPYSRQGGSLEIVRHAVEILVRADQIPEELVVDLAKAEIGDTIRISDIKLPKGAEATITDRDFVIATVKISSAALSEAADEAAEAEAAPVEKTED
- a CDS encoding ATP-binding protein, which translates into the protein MDRIIHCIAHDHDWRITLFAALICMAGLGVSTHVMQRMGRRDPGRRRRSVLLAVMIGALSIWATHFVAMQGFVAGVPVRYNPFLTVASLGIALAMIGLTIGSTLMGKGRMWCVLAAVIAVAGVGAMHYLGMAAIRAPAHISWDPGLVALSIVAALAIGGATAFFYRRGGLLRLLATTTGLSATVIVLHFIGMSAITVTPDPTVAADQGLSSEAMRLLLAAILLMICTAAAVLGMMAYISRATALRRIREAVDAMPDGLGFYDSKDRLVLWNARYAEVNPELEPHLVVGLTFREALRIGIDEGRYQEAAGREEEWLNERMQARRQLSSNSEQQVAGGRWLRIQDRRTSEGGTVTVCNDITDLKRDAEALSEARDAAEAANVAKSQFLANMSHEIRTPLNGVIGLSQALAKTDLTAEQREMLDLMQASGKTLQTLLSDILDLARVESGKLELTEDAFELATVVREAAQLYAENAREKHLDFHVDIDLEDDVWILGDAVRLKQILTNLISNAVKFTSKGFVGLIVQRGADREGLPVLRFTVEDSGIGFDAATRARLFSRFEQADGGITRKFGGSGLGLSICRQLAEMMGGDLGCESEPGGGAAFILTLPLRQTEAPSRKEPAPTQPVVAEQARTIRVLVADDHPTNRRVIELILAQTPTQIVIAENGAQAVESFRADTFDLVLMDMQMPVMDGLTATQEIRLHEATMGLDRTPIVMLTANAMPEHVAAGRAAGADHHLAKPFNAAELLGIVAAPTSLLKDRARAA
- a CDS encoding TonB-dependent receptor family protein, with protein sequence MSFKTPAAPCALLLAALSNAGWTSPALAQQTPEPALLDSVIVTGRRNAEDPPVVADARQRLSRTPGAVAVISAESYADRYAANLADVLRDAPGVYAQKKWGGDIRLSIRGSGIGNAVHNRGVLLAQDGVPFNEADGFGDFQLIDPLIARYTEVYKGGNALRFGGAVLGGAVNLVTPTGRTASSNLNLRLDGGSYGTVRAHAEVAGVRGDWDGFAAVTGQSVDGWRQQSEGKALNLSGNIGRSFGQDREVRLLASWGDIHQEIPGSVSLSDALTNPEAANPANIALNYQRNMRSLRTTLQTRWRLDDATVFEGALYGTWKDLDHPIFQVIDQQSRNYGALGRFDWQGRIGGLRADAFYGAWYRQGDLDAKQWVNVGGQQNGLRARSFQNGKGLDVFGEGRLFVTDRLALVAGGTWGRAERDYQSYVVPGVVGTIDLTTDKTFDWFTPRAGLLWESEDGAQVFANVTRSIEPPNFSALSPTAGGYQPLVPQEAVTWEVGTRGRRGPLTWDVTAYRADLKHELLNFAVNAALGIPAATFNAGPTIHHGIEAGLDWRIAPGWRLRQTYAFSDFYFDGDKVYGDGHLPVVPPHLYRAELRYDDPAGWFIAPSVEWSIKDAWVDYANTLRSPSYAVANLNMGWTVNRRLTVFADVRNLFDESYVSNFGAVTDARVATVSKAVFFPGEGRSAYVGVRMSY